A window of Chlorocebus sabaeus isolate Y175 chromosome 14, mChlSab1.0.hap1, whole genome shotgun sequence contains these coding sequences:
- the TRIB2 gene encoding tribbles homolog 2, which translates to MNIHRSTPITIARYGRSRNKTQDFEELSSIRSAEPSQSFSPNLGSPSPPETPNLSHCVSCIGKYLLLEPLEGDHVFRAVHLHSGEELVCKVFDISCYQESLAPCFCLSAHSNINQITEIILGETKAYVFFERSYGDMHSFVRTCKKLREEEAARLFYQIASAVAHCHDGGLVLRDLKLRKFIFKDEERTRVKLESLEDAYILRGDDDSLSDKHGCPAYVSPEILNTSGSYSGKAADVWSLGVMLYTMLVGRYPFHDIEPSSLFSKIRRGQFNIPETLSPKAKCLIRSILRREPSERLTSQEILDHPWFSTDFSVSNSGYGAKEVSDQLVPDVNMEENLDPFFN; encoded by the exons ATGAACATACACAGGTCTACCCCCATCACAATAGCGAGATATGGGAGATCGCGGAACAAAACCCAGGATTTCGAAGAGTTGTCGTCTATAAGGTCCGCGGAGCCCAGCCAGAGTTTCAGCCCGAACCTCGGCTCCCCGAGCCCGCCCGAGACTCCGAACTTGTCGCATTGCGTTTCTTGCATCGGGAAATACTTATTGTTGGAACCTCTGGAGGGAGACCACGTTTTTCGTGCCGTGCATCTGCACAGCGGAGAGGAGCTGGTGTGCAAG GTGTTTGATATCAGCTGCTACCAGGAATCCCTGGCACCGTGCTTTTGCCTGTCTGCTCATAGTAACATCAACCAAATCACTGAAATTATCCTGGGTGAGACCAAAGCCTATGTGTTCTTTGAGCGAAGCTATGGGGACATGCATTCCTTCGTCCGCACCTGCAAGAAGctgagagaggaggaggcagccagACTGTTCTACCAGATTGCCTCGGCAGTGGCCCACTGCCATGACGGGGGGCTGGTGCTGCGGGACCTCAAGCTGCGGAAATTCATCTTTAAGGACGAAGAGAG GACCCGGGTCAAGCTGGAAAGCCTGGAAGATGCCTACATTCTGCGGGGAGACGATGATTCCCTCTCCGACAAGCATGGCTGCCCGGCTTACGTAAGCCCAGAGATCTTGAACACCAGTGGCAGCTACTCGGGCAAAGCAGCCGACGTGTGGAGCCTGGGGGTGATGCTGTACACCATGTTGGTGGGGCGGTACCCTTTCCATGACATTGAACCCAGCTCCCTCTTCAGCAAGATCCGGCGTGGCCAGTTCAACATTCCagagactctgtcacccaaggcCAAGTGCCTCATCCGAAGCATTCTGCGGCGGGAGCCCTCGGAGCGGCTGACCTCGCAGGAAATTCTGGACCATCCTTGGTTTTCTACAGATTTTAGCGTCTCGAATTCAGGATATGGTGCTAAGGAAGTGTCTGACCAGTTGGTGCCGGACGTCAACATGGAAGAGAACTTGGACCCTTTCTTTAACTGA